GCGGGTGTGCCTGATATGACCACTTGACCAGGACTATTATCATTTGCTATCACTACCTCAGGAGTAGAAGCAATGACTTTGTCCAACTGTTCACGATCAAAGTTCATTAAAGCTGCCATCATCCCACCTGCAGTGGTCTCCATAAGTTCGGCACGACGCTTTACTAAACGCAACCCATCAGACCACTCGAATACTCCAGCCACGTAAAGGGCCACGTATTCTCCTAAGCTGTGACCTGCAACTAAATTCGGTTTTTCTTTCTGACGCATAATATCAGCGAGAATACTTTCTACAACGTATAAACAAGGCTGTGTGTAGAGAGTGTACGCCAACTTTTCGGGATTGTTCTGACAGATTTCGATGACAGACCAGCCCAATATGTTCTCAGCTTGAGCAAATTTTTCTTGTGCGGATGGCACATCTAATAAGTCTATTCCCATTCCCTGGGACTGTGAACCTTGTCCAGGAAAAACCCATGCAGTTTTAGTCATTAGTCATTAGTCATTAGTCATTACTCATTGGTCATTGGTCATTGGTCATTGGTTATTAACAAATAACAAATAACCAATGACAAAGGATAAAAAACTATCTTCCCCATTGGAAGATGGCTGCACCCCAGGTGAGTCCAGCACCAAAGCCAGAAGTGACAATAATATCACCCGTCTTGATTTTGCCTTGCCGCACTGCTTCATCTAAAGCAAGGGGGATAGAGGCGGCAGAAGTGTTGCCATAATTGGCGAGATTACTAATAACTTTGTGTTCTGGAATATTTAGGCGTTGAGCAACAGCGTCGAGAATGCGCTGATTTGCTTGGTGCAATAATAGCCAATCTATTTGGTCAACACTAAGGTTGGCACGAAACAAAGCTTTGTCAATAACTTCTGGCACTTTTTGTACGGCAAAGCGGTATACTTCTTTGCCATTCATGGTGATGGGTTGGAAGTTGCCTTTTCCAACATTGACTTGTTGAGTCAATTGTGTTGGCTCTGCTGCATAAGCAAGATTAAGGCAGTTATTCTGAGTTCCGTCGCTTCTGAGTTCAAATCCCAGCAAGTAATCTTTCTGGTTTGCCTGTATAACGACAGCGCCAGCACCATCACCGAACAATACACAAG
This portion of the Brasilonema sennae CENA114 genome encodes:
- the fabD gene encoding ACP S-malonyltransferase is translated as MTKTAWVFPGQGSQSQGMGIDLLDVPSAQEKFAQAENILGWSVIEICQNNPEKLAYTLYTQPCLYVVESILADIMRQKEKPNLVAGHSLGEYVALYVAGVFEWSDGLRLVKRRAELMETTAGGMMAALMNFDREQLDKVIASTPEVVIANDNSPGQVVISGTPAGVEAVMSQVKAKRAKPLNVSGAFHSPLMAPAAAEFQDILESVEFNQAFVPVLSNVEPVPTVDASVLKKRLIQQMTGGVRWREISLALPENGIERVVEIGPGNVLTGLIKRTCSDLILENVSNLGHLAL
- a CDS encoding beta-ketoacyl-ACP synthase III; amino-acid sequence: MQNLGIAITGSGSAVPATFLDNHALTEVVETSDEWITTRTGIRQRRLAKASETITELATAASEQAIAMAGISPQDLDLIVLATSSPDDLFGSACHIQGQLGATKAVAFDITAACSGFVFGLVTAAQYIRTGVYQNVLLVGADFLSRWVDWQDRGTCVLFGDGAGAVVIQANQKDYLLGFELRSDGTQNNCLNLAYAAEPTQLTQQVNVGKGNFQPITMNGKEVYRFAVQKVPEVIDKALFRANLSVDQIDWLLLHQANQRILDAVAQRLNIPEHKVISNLANYGNTSAASIPLALDEAVRQGKIKTGDIIVTSGFGAGLTWGAAIFQWGR